In a genomic window of Pedobacter sp. KBS0701:
- a CDS encoding YpdA family putative bacillithiol disulfide reductase produces the protein MSDNQNHYDVLIIGAGPIGMACAIEAKKANLSYVIIEKGALVNSLFNYPVFMTFFSTSQKLEIGGVPFVTISPKPNRNEAVEYYRRVAEKFDLNIHLFERVEQVFKNDNNLFEIKTAKANYVAGNVIVATGFYDVPLLMNVPGEDLPKVTHYYKDPHLYAFQNVVVVGANNSGVDAALETYRKGANVTMVVRSGELGPHVKYWVRPDIQNRIKEGEVTALFDSELVEIREGEVDIKTPEGIRTIPNDFVIAMTGYQPDFSMLRKFGINLPESLCPSYNEETMETNVKGLYLAGVVCGGLDTHKLFIENSRVHAEMIVKNILG, from the coding sequence ATGTCAGACAATCAAAATCATTACGACGTATTAATTATAGGTGCCGGCCCGATAGGGATGGCTTGTGCAATTGAAGCCAAAAAAGCAAATCTAAGCTATGTCATTATAGAAAAAGGCGCTTTGGTGAACAGTTTGTTTAACTATCCGGTATTTATGACATTCTTTTCTACCTCGCAAAAGTTAGAGATAGGGGGCGTACCTTTTGTAACCATCAGCCCGAAGCCAAATCGTAACGAAGCCGTAGAATATTATAGACGTGTTGCCGAAAAATTTGATTTAAACATCCATCTTTTCGAAAGGGTAGAACAGGTGTTTAAGAATGATAATAATCTTTTCGAAATCAAGACTGCTAAAGCCAATTATGTGGCTGGTAATGTGATTGTGGCCACAGGATTTTACGATGTACCTTTATTAATGAATGTACCAGGTGAAGACCTGCCCAAAGTGACCCATTATTATAAAGATCCACACTTATATGCCTTCCAAAATGTAGTGGTGGTTGGTGCCAATAACTCGGGTGTTGACGCCGCTTTAGAAACTTATCGCAAAGGTGCCAATGTAACCATGGTGGTGAGGAGTGGTGAACTTGGTCCCCATGTTAAATATTGGGTTCGCCCTGATATACAGAACAGGATTAAAGAAGGTGAAGTTACTGCCCTTTTCGATTCTGAACTTGTTGAAATAAGGGAAGGTGAAGTGGATATCAAAACACCGGAAGGGATAAGAACCATTCCAAATGATTTTGTAATTGCCATGACGGGCTATCAGCCAGACTTTTCGATGTTAAGAAAATTCGGTATCAACCTGCCTGAAAGCCTTTGTCCATCCTACAACGAAGAAACCATGGAAACCAACGTAAAGGGTTTGTACCTGGCTGGTGTAGTTTGCGGTGGATTAGATACGCACAAACTGTTTATCGAAAACTCGAGAGTACATGCGGAAATGATTGTGAAGAATATTTTGGGTTAG
- a CDS encoding rhodanese-like domain-containing protein: MKIEQIYTGCLAEAAYYIESDGEAAIIDPLREVATYLKKAEKAGATIKYIFETHFHADFVSGHVDLAEKSGAEIIYGPTAKTEFKSHIAKDGEQFRIGKLTITALHTPGHTLESTTYLLTDENGKDHCIFSGDTLFIGDVGRPDLAQKGNLTMDDLAGMLYDSLNEKIKPLADDVVVYPAHGAGSACGKSMSKETFDTLGHQKQVNYALKAETKEQFIAEVTDGIMPPPQYFAKNAAINKGGVESIDDVYEKGLNALTPQQFEDLANQTGAIMLDTRDPQLFAKGFIPNSINIGLNGQFAPWVGALITDLQQPILLIADQGKEEETITRLTRVGYDSTIGYLDGGFENWTATGKEIDTIESISAEAFEQAASNDEITALDVRKPGEYESEHLEFTLSRPLDFINEWTGEINPKATYYIHCAGGYRSMIAASILKSRGVENVIDIAGGYGAIKNTGLKRTDFACPSKAMKV, translated from the coding sequence ATGAAAATAGAACAGATATATACAGGTTGCCTGGCAGAAGCCGCTTATTACATAGAAAGTGATGGCGAAGCTGCAATTATTGATCCTTTAAGAGAAGTTGCGACGTATTTAAAGAAAGCAGAAAAAGCTGGTGCCACCATTAAATATATTTTCGAAACGCATTTTCATGCCGATTTTGTTTCCGGTCACGTAGATTTGGCAGAAAAATCGGGAGCTGAAATTATCTACGGTCCAACTGCCAAAACTGAATTTAAATCGCATATCGCCAAAGATGGCGAACAATTTAGAATCGGTAAGTTAACCATAACTGCATTACATACCCCTGGGCATACCTTAGAATCGACTACTTATCTCTTAACTGATGAAAATGGTAAAGACCATTGTATTTTTAGTGGTGATACTTTGTTTATCGGTGATGTAGGCCGTCCGGATTTAGCGCAAAAAGGAAATTTAACAATGGATGATTTGGCCGGAATGCTTTACGATTCGTTAAATGAAAAGATAAAACCCTTAGCTGATGATGTAGTTGTTTACCCGGCTCACGGCGCTGGTTCGGCCTGTGGTAAGAGCATGAGTAAAGAAACGTTTGACACTTTAGGCCATCAGAAACAGGTTAATTATGCTTTAAAGGCGGAAACGAAAGAACAGTTTATTGCCGAAGTAACGGATGGTATTATGCCACCTCCTCAATATTTTGCTAAAAATGCCGCGATTAATAAAGGTGGGGTTGAAAGCATTGATGATGTTTACGAAAAAGGACTAAATGCCTTAACTCCTCAACAATTTGAAGATCTGGCCAACCAAACTGGTGCAATTATGCTCGATACCCGCGATCCGCAGCTTTTCGCAAAAGGTTTTATCCCAAATTCGATCAATATTGGTTTAAACGGTCAGTTTGCACCATGGGTTGGGGCTTTGATTACCGATTTACAACAACCGATTTTATTAATTGCCGACCAGGGCAAAGAAGAAGAAACGATTACCCGTTTAACCCGTGTAGGGTATGATAGTACCATTGGTTATTTGGATGGCGGTTTCGAAAACTGGACAGCTACCGGCAAAGAAATCGATACCATTGAATCTATTTCGGCAGAAGCTTTTGAGCAGGCGGCATCAAATGATGAAATTACGGCGCTTGATGTGCGTAAACCAGGTGAATATGAATCAGAACATTTAGAATTTACGCTTAGCCGTCCATTGGATTTTATTAACGAATGGACTGGTGAGATTAATCCGAAAGCGACCTATTATATTCATTGTGCAGGTGGTTATCGCTCCATGATTGCGGCTTCTATTTTAAAATCGCGTGGAGTAGAAAATGTAATTGATATAGCTGGGGGTTATGGTGCGATAAAAAATACCGGTTTAAAAAGAACCGATTTCGCCTGCCCAAGTAAAGCAATGAAAGTATAA
- a CDS encoding asparaginase has product MTKILIIYTGGTIGMVNDPTNGMLIPFDFQQIKENVPELGRLDYQLDVHSFNPVLDSSNMDPEIWKTLAELVYNKYDQYDGFVILHGSDTMAFTASALSFMLENLDKPVVLTGSQLPIGEIRTDAKENLITALEIAATKEDGKALFPEVCIYFDAQLFRGNRSIKYNSEKFEAFRSPNYPVLAEAGVHLQFHRNYILKATGGELKLHTSFNSNIGVLKLYPGITPQAVQAITDSKVDAIILETFGSGNTSTAQWFLDSLRQAILNGKIIIDISQCKKGSVQLGRYETSRELLKMGIVSGYDLTFEATVTKLMFVMGLGLSVEESRKLMDESLRGELTKE; this is encoded by the coding sequence ATGACCAAAATACTTATAATTTATACCGGTGGTACCATCGGTATGGTTAACGATCCTACAAACGGGATGTTGATTCCGTTTGATTTCCAGCAGATAAAAGAAAACGTTCCGGAACTGGGCCGTTTAGATTACCAGTTAGATGTACACTCTTTCAATCCGGTTTTAGATTCATCAAACATGGATCCTGAAATATGGAAAACATTGGCCGAACTGGTTTACAATAAATATGACCAGTACGATGGCTTTGTGATTTTGCACGGTTCTGATACCATGGCTTTTACAGCTTCGGCACTGAGTTTCATGCTCGAAAACCTCGATAAACCTGTTGTTTTAACCGGTTCGCAATTGCCTATTGGCGAAATCAGGACTGATGCCAAAGAAAATTTAATTACTGCTTTAGAGATAGCTGCTACCAAAGAAGATGGTAAAGCATTATTTCCGGAGGTTTGCATTTATTTTGATGCACAATTGTTCAGGGGCAACCGTTCTATTAAATACAATAGCGAGAAGTTTGAAGCCTTCCGTTCGCCAAATTATCCGGTACTTGCAGAAGCTGGAGTACATTTACAGTTTCACAGAAATTATATTTTAAAAGCTACCGGCGGTGAATTAAAATTGCATACCAGTTTTAATTCGAATATTGGTGTGCTTAAATTATATCCGGGAATTACACCACAAGCCGTTCAGGCCATCACAGATTCTAAGGTTGATGCCATCATTTTAGAAACTTTTGGCTCAGGTAATACCTCCACTGCACAATGGTTTTTAGATAGTTTGCGCCAGGCCATTTTAAATGGAAAAATCATTATCGATATCTCTCAGTGTAAAAAAGGATCGGTGCAGCTTGGTCGCTATGAAACCAGTAGGGAATTGTTAAAAATGGGCATTGTAAGCGGTTACGATTTAACTTTTGAAGCTACCGTAACCAAACTGATGTTCGTAATGGGCTTGGGTTTATCAGTTGAAGAAAGCCGGAAATTGATGGATGAATCGTTGCGGGGAGAGCTAACAAAGGAATAA
- a CDS encoding TatD family hydrolase, giving the protein MLFTDTHTHLYYEQDAEKQAQLMERCFESDVNRLFLPNVDVKSITMIDDLVAKYPENCFAMAGLHPCDVKEDYQALLDEIYTSIAGRKIYAIGEIGIDLYWDKTTLTIQQDAFHKQIGWAKELELPIVIHCREAFDEVFEVLESERDEKLRGIFHCFTGNLAQAKQAIDLNFYLGIGGVVTYKKAGLDLVLAAIPLTDLVLETDSPYLAPVPFRGKPNESSYLVYIAQKLADIYGVSIEEIADVTTENSKKIFGV; this is encoded by the coding sequence ATGCTTTTTACCGATACCCATACCCATTTATATTACGAGCAGGATGCCGAGAAACAGGCGCAGCTAATGGAACGTTGTTTTGAAAGCGATGTAAACCGTTTGTTTTTGCCCAATGTTGACGTGAAATCGATCACGATGATTGATGACCTGGTGGCAAAATACCCTGAAAATTGTTTTGCAATGGCCGGCCTGCATCCTTGTGATGTAAAGGAAGATTATCAGGCGCTATTGGATGAAATATATACAAGTATTGCCGGGCGGAAAATTTATGCCATTGGCGAAATCGGGATCGATTTATATTGGGATAAAACTACTTTAACTATCCAGCAAGATGCCTTCCACAAACAGATTGGCTGGGCAAAAGAGTTAGAGCTGCCGATTGTAATCCATTGCAGAGAAGCTTTTGATGAAGTTTTTGAAGTATTGGAAAGTGAACGTGATGAAAAATTGCGAGGTATATTCCATTGTTTCACCGGTAATTTGGCCCAGGCAAAACAAGCCATTGACCTTAATTTTTATTTAGGCATTGGTGGTGTGGTCACTTATAAAAAAGCGGGTTTGGACCTGGTATTGGCAGCTATTCCTTTGACTGATCTGGTTTTAGAAACCGATTCTCCCTACCTGGCACCGGTTCCTTTCCGTGGTAAACCTAACGAGAGCAGTTACCTGGTTTATATCGCACAAAAACTGGCTGATATTTATGGCGTTTCTATTGAAGAAATAGCGGATGTAACTACAGAAAATTCGAAAAAGATTTTTGGAGTCTAG